Proteins encoded together in one Drosophila albomicans strain 15112-1751.03 chromosome 2R, ASM965048v2, whole genome shotgun sequence window:
- the LOC117576475 gene encoding GPI ethanolamine phosphate transferase 1-like, whose protein sequence is MWKIFALLVHILMLGYISKIYFQSTVLNGMLPQVTHRDLGLEPPADRLVVFITDGFRAESFFRNNCSGLPSLRNILLNEGLAGVARTCAPTQSRPGHIAIFGGFNEDPAAAMTNFQKNPDVFDTVFNRTAGTWGWGGRPVITIFNDLVTKNGPVHFEMYTLNEEMGIYGADNWVFNKVRHFMASNANVLMVREKLPSMFLIYLGDLDLAGHSAKPNTAEYLKILNNTQAGIAEMYELFERTFKDKRTVYLLTSDHGMTDSGAHGAGSQLEIEVPFLLWGAGVKRAAPNAGHFFKIGEHGVRRPLHELDQVQMAPLMSALIGLPPPVNNMATLPLGYINVGAKHEAHALHLNALQLLAQVNRMQQLHQRDRIIDWLPIFESLEEHRVETYKQQFQHLMKLNYAREAIQTSQEMIRLSLKCLESYRNYYRIPLSVACIVMYLGWLYYLVAKQARASNAPKHDWLDLPIIILFVLEIVLALLLYLHKVSCGTSFYLLVPLPVWIMALRERGLHTKCIEAPLMQLAWIVCTAALLIATIHYRELTTLGYFVVVCINNWRAFTRPTLKFALWILLVLLLTGFSLVRPNLGYHSKCLLFTSMVFTVLRPLVLGESHAWRVWISNSAALLLGGYVVQRILCDKPISQWLHGTAWIYLVFALISIPYSNARSPRTRVQLILFNLSTIYTLLCLSYESIFIQVLCTEFLIGVEVRDESKQLEDDEDDSDGDEADKPAKALTSVQHILNCYRYALLIIFYTYFSLIGTGNLPHINSFDPDTARVFVRELSPALIGSLIVLKLFIPNIIIMSSMYALCAKARQNVRGIFICLFLICDAMCLYFFFFVRNSGSWSGVRASLSNLLIVHGLPILLIVFSWVPKQFLSALPMTMLPMLSWKTDVHISQPGQSQA, encoded by the exons atgtggAAGATTTTTGCTCTTTTAGTGCACATTTTGATGCTTGGTTACATATCGAAGATCTATTTCCAATCAACTGTTCTTAATGGGATGCTTCCGCAAGTGACGCACCGTGATTTGGGCCTCGAACCACCGGCAGATCGTCTTGTTGTGTTTATTACCGATGGATTTCGAGCGGAGTCCTTCTTCCGCAATAACTGCAGCGGGTTACCAAGTCtacgaaatattttattaaatgaaggCTTGGCCGGAGTAGCACGCACCTGTGCTCCCACTCAGTCGCGTCCTGGTCATATAGCGATCTTTGGAGGCTTCAATGAGGATCCAGCTGCCGCTATGACCAACTTTCAGAAAAATCCAGACGTGTTCGATACCGTTTTTAATCGCACCGCAGGAACCTGGGGCTGGGGTGGTAGACCAGTGATaaccatttttaatgatttggTAACTAAGAACGGACCAGTCCACTTTGAGATGTACACGTTGAATGAAGAAATGGGAATCTATGGAGCCGATAACTGGGTGTTCAACAAGGTACGACACTTTATGGCCAGCAATGCAAATGTGCTAATGGTGAGAGAAAAATTGCCCTCAATGTTTCTGATATACCTGGGTGATCTGGATCTCGCTGGGCACTCGGCCAAGCCCAATACTGCTGAGTATCtgaaaatattgaacaatACTCAAGCGGGCATAGCTGAAATGTATGAATTGTTTGAGCGCACTTTCAAGGATAAGCGAACGGTTTATTTATTGACTTCCGATCACGGCATGACCGATTCAG GCGCTCACGGGGCTGGCAGTCAGCTGGAAATTGAGGTTCCCTTTTTACTTTGGGGAGCTGGAGTCAAACGTGCAGCGCCCAATGCTGGACACTTCTTTAAGATTGGCGAACATGGTGTGCGACGTCCACTACACGAGCTGGATCAAGTGCAGATGGCACCGCTGATGTCAGCGCTCATTGGACTGCCTCCACCAGTTAATAATATGGCCACCTTGCCTTTGGGTTACATCAATGTCGGCGCTAAGCACGAGGCACATGCACTGCATCTAAATGCGTTGCAGTTGCTGGCGCAAGTGAATCGCATGCAGCAGCTTCACCAGAGGGATCGTATTATCGATTGGCTCCCAATATTTGAGAGTCTTGAAGAGCATCGTGTGGAGACCTATAAACAACAATTCCAACATTTAATGAAGCTCAACTACGCGCGGGAAGCAATTCAAACCAGTCAAGAAATGATTCGGCTTTCACTCAAATGTTTGGAGTCCTATAGAAACTACTATCGCATTCCCTTATCCGTGGCGTGCATTGTTATGTATCTGGGCTGGCTCTACTATTTGGTAGCCAAACAGGCACGCGCCTCGAATGCACCAAAGCATGATTGGCTCGATTTaccaataattatattatttgtgctGGAGATTGTGCTCGCGTTGCTGCTCTATCTGCACAAAGTATCTTGCGGGACCAGCTTTTATCTGCTGGTGCCATTGCCGGTTTGGATAATGGCGTTGCGGGAGCGTGGACTCCACACCAAGTGCATAGAGGCGCCACTCATGCAGCTGGCTTGGATTGTGTGCACTGCTGCGTTGCTCATCGCCACAATCCACTATCGAGAACTGACCACCTTGGGCTACTTCGTTGTGGTATGTATCAACAATTGGCGTGCATTCACAAGACCCACTCTGAAGTTTGCCCTATGGATTCTACTGGTCTTGCTCTTGACTGGATTTTCATTGGTGCGACCCAATCTGGGTTACCATAGCAAGTGTTTGCTGTTCACTAGCATGGTGTTCACTGTACTGCGTCCTCTGGTGCTGGGAGAGTCGCATGCTTGGCGCGTTTGGATCAGCAATAGCGCCGCTTTATTGCTAGGAGGTTATGTCGTGCAACGTATTTTATGTGACAAGCCTATAAGCCAATGGCTACATGGCACTGCCTGGATCTATTTGGTATTTGCCCTCATCTCAATTCCGTACAGCAATGCAAGATCTCCGCGAACTCGCGTTCAGCTCATTCTATTCAACCTGAGCACAATCTATACGCTTTTGTGTCTCTCCTATGAGTCAATATTTATACAAGTGCTCTGCACAGAGTTCCTTATTGGAGTAGAGGTGCGTGATGAAAGCAAACAGTTGGAAGACGACGAGGACGATAGTGATGGCGATGAAGCGGACAAGCCCGCTAAGGCGTTGACCTCAGTTCAACACATACTCAACTGCTATCGCTACGCTCTACTTATAATATTCTACACATACTTCTCCCTTATTGGCACTGGCAATCTGCCGCACATCAACTCGTTCGATCCGGATACAGCTCGCGTGTTTGTCAGAGAGTTGTCGCCAGCTTTAATTGGTTCACTGATTGTGCTGAAACTTTTTATTcccaacatcatcatcatgtcCAGCATGTATGCATTATGCGCGAAGGCCCGTCAGAATGTGCGTGGCATCTTTATCTGCTTGTTCCTTATATGTGATGCTATGTGCctctacttcttcttctttgtgcGCAACAGTGGCTCCTGGAGCGGTGTTCGCGCCTCTTTGTCGAATCTGCTGATTGTGCATGGTCTCCCTATTCTATTGATCGTCTTCTCTTGGGTTCCCAAGCAGTTCCTCAGCGCTCTTCCCATGACTATGCTGCCCATGCTGAGTTGGAAAACTGATGTACATATCTCACAACCAGGACAGAGCCAGGCTTAA
- the LOC117574021 gene encoding TBC1 domain family member whacked, with translation MATPPRALDTISLCSTVSSCPDRNGFYGGFQRTDKPKEPLSKAQIIAREKKWLYMIDNWSIYMSKNYKKIRDRCRKGIPKSVRPKAWFYLSGAYLLKKKNPDVYEELLKKPGNPATIEEIKKDKHRQFPFHEMFLDEQKVGQIELFNVLKAYSIYNPKVGFCQAQAPIAAFLLMHLPAEDAFWVFVSVCDVYLQDYFIPGLEVIQNDAGILEGLLKKTCPPVYRHLQKHKVEPLLYMTDWFLCALTRTLPWETLLRVWDCFLAEGIRVIFKVALVIIGASLSRHKVRKTCTGLCETLAVLRSPPEHIMEEEFIINNMMRLNLRVEDFQIEHTRQKARRAKQKAQQDGATSGGAESSTSNGRRNMPTL, from the exons ATGGCAACACCACCACGGGCTTTGGATACCATCTCGCTGTGCTCCACAGTATCCAGTTGTCCAGACCGCAATGGCTTCTATGGCGGATTCCAGCGAACCGACAAACCCAAGGAACCGCTCTCTAAGGCACAGATCATTGCACGCGAAAAGAAATGGCTTTATATGATTGACAACTGGTCCATATATATGTCGAAAAACTACAAAAAg aTACGCGATAGATGTCGCAAAGGAATACCGAAATCAGTGCGTCCCAAGGCTTGGTTCTATTTGTCGGGTGCATATTTGCTTAAGAAAAAGAATCCAGATGTGTATGAGGAGTTATTGAAGAAGCCTGGAAATCCAGCGACTATTGAGGAAATCAAAAAAGATAAGCATCGTCAGTTTCCGTTTCACGAAATGTTCCTCGACGAGCAGAAGGTGGGACAAATCGAACTCTTCAATGTGTTGAAGGCCTATTCGATATACAACCCAAAGGTTGGATTCTGTCAAGCACAAGCGCCAATAGCAGCATTTCTATTGATGCATTTGCCGGCAGAAGATGCCTTTTGGGTATTTGTCAGCGTATGTGATGT CTACTTGCAGGACTACTTTATACCTGGGCTCGAAGTGATACAAAACGATGCCGGGATACTTGAGGGATTGCTGAAGAAAACCTGCCCGCCCGTCTACCGTCATCTGCAGAAGCACAAAGTAGAACCGTTGCTCTACATGACCGATTGGTTTCTATGCGCTTTGACGCGCACTCTACCCTGGGAGACCCTGCTGCGAGTATGGGATTGTTTTCTTGCCGAGGGCATACGAGTCATATTCAAAGTGGCGCTCGTCATTATTGGAGCATCACTAAGTCGGCACAAGGTGCGCAAGACGTGCACAGGGCTGTGCGAAACGTTGGCGGTGCTACGTTCACCCCCAGAGCACATTATGGAGGAGGAGtttattataaacaatatGATGCGTCTCAATTTGCGTGTAGAAGACTTTCAAATTGAACATACACGCCAAAAGGCGCGACGTGCCAAACAAAAGGCTCAGCAAGATGGGGCAACGAGTGGAGGGGCGGAGTCAAGCACAAGTAATGGAAGGCGCAACATGCCAACGCTGTGA
- the LOC117574022 gene encoding thiamin pyrophosphokinase 1: MSFVRLNGTRCHKMVAAAANKNVIFKLLRSAGTAILALPDDWRILQQSGRARSHPRNFCTKTTIGFRQQMDHTVPPKEYKWMPNNLISENFRLGPNGHVCIVLNRRIQVPAHVVKRLWKNAILRCTVDGGSNHWRNFVVSQAQQAALRQPEQTMSDNDNDTTPVAELVEPPDLITGDFDSITEETIEFFKSTPKINTPDQDATDFTKAFTVLQPVMVQRKVKDVVVFHDCSGRLDQVMANLNTLYKMQKDNCNVYLLSGDSITWLLRPGKHTIQIPLDLVTNQRWCSLIPVGSAAHNVTTTGLKWNLYHAQLDFGGMVSTSNTYSTEFVQVQTDGNLIWSMGAYDFEEKPQSSVK; this comes from the exons atgAGTTTCGTACGATTGAACGGCACTCGCTGCCATAAAATGGTAGCGGCGGCAGCTAACAAAAAtgtcattttcaaattattgcgTAGCGCGGGAACTGCCATATTAGCGTTGCCAGACGATTGGCGTATTTTGCAGCAGTCTGGCAGGGCACGCAGTCACCCACGCAATTTCTGTACCAAAACAACCATCGGCTTCAGACAACAAATGGACCACACAGTGCCACCCAAAGAGTACAAATGGATGCCCAACAACCTAATTAGTGAGAATTTTCGCTTGGGCCCCAATGGACATGTGTGTATTGTGCTTAATCGGCGAATCCAAGTTCCCGCACACGTGGTCAAGCGGTTATGGAAGAATG CAATCTTGCGATGCACCGTTGACGGCGGTTCAAATCACTGGCGCAACTTTGTGGTATCACAAGCACAGCAAGCGGCCTTAAGGCAGCCAGAGCAGACAATGAGCGACAATGACAATGATACAACGCCAGTTGCAGAGTTGGTTGAACCACCAGATCTAATAACAGGCGACTTTGATTCTATAACCGAAGAAACGATCGAATTTTTCAAATCAACGCCCAAAATCAACACGCCCGATCAGGATGCAACAGATTTTACCAAAGCCTTCACAGTGCTCCAGCCGGTGATGGTGCAGCGTAAAGTAAAAGATGTCGTCGTCTTTCATGATTGTTCGGGTCGATTGGATCAGGTGATGGCCAATCTGAATACGTTGTACAAGATGCAGAAAGACAACTGCAATGTGTATCTGCTCAGTGGCGATTCAATAACGTGGCTGCTGCGTCCGGGAAAACACACAATCCAAATTCCACTCGATCTGGTGACCAATCAACGATGGTGCTCCTTAATTCCTGTAGGAAGTGCGGCCCATAATGTGACCACAACGGGATTGAAGTGGAATCTGT ACCACGCACAACTGGATTTTGGTGGCATGGTCAGCACATCAAATACCTATTCCACAGAGTTTGTTCAAGTGCAGACAGATGGTAACTTGATTTGGTCCATGGGCGCCTACGACTTCGAGGAGAAGCCACAATCAAGCGTAAAATAG
- the LOC117574019 gene encoding zinc finger protein 850, whose protein sequence is MEGMDLWTSMFSADFEEGDDVIDNYNHGTNADEFIGEEEEEEQEADIDEMDDDREVEQEREERKRKQKGNEPDDDAIFDFELEPIISIAEPELEPPVRRETVALAPPMATAGPPVRGVHRQSLPASFGSSLMPRGGSVVAATPPTRPTTSQINATDENGVPINYELGVIYICPACGAEYRQQDMWKRHMNQMHQYNTRKGLNFVAIDKLYHRCLECNKRIAMHSRENLLKHKFTHLPYRCTKCFICKREYKYRQDLMVHLRMVHCDEVVTMMRDGDTSAGRKTRVREPRTEQPRAASYDDDDVKHEEPVETEADAIVVGEEVEEKRKHSIPAATINGSSVSSAAEICEDYIHYMCPDCGNDCDTHAQWSQHIEFVHDYVSRRGLNFRCVDMQMQCLECKQFVIPNTIKSLRAHKFSHLSQPNWMRCKLCYKGYTEHHELVTHLLKQHHLETLMPDAEETDEPLCNISGGEVDGEDKTATGNDCEEELIAHWDEAPRRGGRISSDDMYEPHIDYLCPQCGREFIEKKHWRTHVVQVHGMNDLTKLNFEVINDRQLKCTECEKIITNAYGIQNAQQHRITHLPYKAYARCRKCHKSYTDRKGLVKHLATYHRVGYEPRKAAAGAVPSKVQTPRKQIVTVGNETYEIIYLDEEQSSPGNNNVNEENDFGEQMQADDDDYAISSTNYSTTSSRQLSSTLTPSHCHNPNRYKCVDCGSLFPTQAALKEHISEEHDFMDTHYSAKKFDNPELTDETAPLSASASVQVATIKTSSGVKKSSQLNPSGSSTIEQNYIFLCPSCGKAYKTQFEWRRHINDAHNFDKRQYLNMRQLDKYRYQCTQCKDIVSSSKLKGLQDHHFRHLPYRLYLKCLVCGTCYNHKPNIAAHLRTRHNIYERDTPWRELQPKPQYNYVIMKDKDKEKEKEGGRGISSKSSSPTPASSSSCNAGRSLKPQPGVLPTRPAGLNTLEDSISYHNAVDLDFITYYCPKCNKNFDSHAFWRKHIVEQHNYNSRQGLNFRQIDIHHYLCLECYKRVTVTHTKGAIGQLQSHKFRHLPYRSFKCLTCNGEFVRKQMFFKHLNRDTNRCDNKPLSAQETDDDGVEPTESLVSGGGDDCLVPATASALSEVDPAAYRLICPQCGDNFKTTSKALWREHINIYHGLGKREQLHMRKIGEDLYRCTDCDEQLQSKHLWMLQEHRFRHLPYAPYIRCQVCEKQKDELGLGTAAAGLHSMIELQQHIREKHPDLAEGDDRIESLLDDDDNDDHQHTNDETTGNGRYMPLPPHLLDDDVDDVEFEDQYLLG, encoded by the exons ATGGAAGGTATGGATCTGTGGACATCGATGTTTTCGGCTGATTTTGAGGAGGGCGACGATGTGATTGATAATTATAATCATGGTACCAACGCAGACGAGTTTATTGGtgaagaagaggaggaggagcaggaggCTGATATCGATGAGATGGACGATGACAGGGAAGTGGAGCAGGAGAGGGAGGAGAGAAAGCGAAAGCAGAAGGGAAATGAgcctgatgatgatgcgatATTTGATTTCGAATTGGAACCCATTATTAGCATTGCTGAACCGGAGTTGGAGCCACCTGTGCGACGCGAAACTGTCGCCTTGGCGCCTCCAATGGCAACCGCTGGGCCACCGGTGCGTGGCGTACACCGTCAGTCGCTTCCCGCCTCGTTTGGTTCCTCGTTAATGCCACGAGGAGGGTCTGTGGTGGCAGCAACACCCCCAACGCGTCCAACAACATCGCAGATCAATGCAACCGATGAGAATGGCGTACCCATTAATTATGAATTGGGTGTCATTTACATTTGTCCCGCATGCGGGGCGGAGTATCGACAGCAGGACATGTGGAAGCGACACATGAACCAGATGCATCAGTATAACACGCGTAAGGGTCTAAATTTTGTGGCCATTGATAAGCTGTATCACCGGTGCCTGGAGTGCAACAAGCGAATTGCGATGCATAGTCGAGAGAATCTCTTGAAACACAAGTTTACACATTTGCCGTATCGCTGCACCAAGTGTTTCATCTGCAAGCGAGAGTACAAATATAGGCAGGACCTGATGGTACATCTGCGCATGGTTCACTGCGACGAGGTGGTGACTATGATGCGTGATGGTGATACTAGTGCGGGGCGTAAGACACGTGTGCGCGAGCCACGCACCGAACAACCAAGAGCGGCGAGctacgatgatgacgacgttAAGCATGAGGAGCCAGTGGAGACAGAGGCAgatgctattgttgttggaGAAGAGGTGGAGGAAAAGAGAAAGCACAGTATTCCAGCGGCAACTATCAATGGGAGCAGTGTGAGCAGTGCTGCTGAAATTTGCGAGGATTACATACACTATATGTGTCCTGACTGTGGCAACGATTGCGACACTCACGCACAGTGGAGTCAGCACATTGAGTTCGTTCATGATTATGTCAGCAGACGAGGCCTCAACTTTCGCTGCGTGGACATGCAGATGCAGTGCCTAGAGTGCAAGCAG TTTGTCATACCGAACACAATCAAGAGTTTGCGAGCTCACAAGTTTAGCCACTTATCACAACCTAATTGGATGCGCTGCAAATTGTGCTATAAAGGCTACACTGAGCACCACGAGCTGGTGACACATCTGCTCAAGCAGCATCACTTGGAGACATTAATGCCCGACGCCGAGGAAACGGATGAGCCCTTGTGCAATATCAGTGGCGGCGAAGTGGATGGCGAAGATAAAACTGCAACTGGCAATGATTGCGAGGAGGAATTGATAGCACATTGGGACGAAGCACCACGTCGCGGCGGACGCATCAGCAGCGACGACATGTACGAGCCACACATCGACTATTTGTGTCCACAGTGCGGTCGTGAGTTCATCGAGAAGAAACACTGGCGAACACATGTCGTCCAAGTGCATGGCATGAACGATCTGACCAAGTTGAACTTTGAGGTGATTAACGATCGTCAGCTGAAGTGCACAGAATGCGAGAAAATTATAACGAATGCATATGGTATACAGAATGCTCAGCAGCACCGCATTACCCACTTGCCATACAAGGCCTATGCTCGCTGTCGAAAGTGCCATAAATCGTACACGGATCGCAAGGGTTTGGTCAAGCATTTGGCCACATATCATCGTGTTGGCTACGAGCCACGTAAAGCGGCTGCTGGAGCAGTGCCCAGTAAGGTGCAGACGCCGCGAAAACAAATTGTCACTGTGGGAAATGAAACCTATGAGATCATCTACTTGGATGAAGAACAATCGTCGCCGGGCAATAATAACGTTAACGAGGAGAATGATTTTGGCGAACAGATGCAGGCAGATGATGATGACTACGCCATTAGTAGTACTAATTATAGTACCACCAGCAGTCGTCAACTATCGTCAACTCTCACGCCCTCTCACTGTCATAATCCCAATCGTTACAAGTGCGTTGATTGCGGCTCGCTATTTCCAACGCAGGCGGCGCTCAAGGAGCATATTAGCGAGGAGCATGATTTTATGGATACGCATTATAGTGCCAAGAAGTTCGACAACCCCGAACTGACTGATGAGACAGCTCCgctttcagcttcagcttccgTTCAAgtggcaacaataaaaacgtCTTCAGGTGTTAAGAAGTCATCACAATTAAATCCATCTGGTTCTTCGACCATTGAACAAAACTATATATTCCTGTGCCCATCATGTGGCAAGGCCTACAAGACGCAGTTCGAGTGGCGTCGCCACATAAACGATGCTCACAATTTCGACAAACGTCAATACTTAAATATGCGCCAATTGGACAAGTATCGTTATCAGTGCACACAGTGTAAGGATATTGTGAGCAGCTCGAAGCTAAAGGGCCTACAGGATCACCACTTTCGTCATCTGCCCTATCGCCTGTATCTGAAGTGTCTCGTCTGCGGCACTTGCTACAATCACAAGCCCAACATCGCAGCTCATCTGCGTACGCGTCACAACATCTACGAACGCGATACACCATGGCGTGAATTACAGCCGAAGCCGCAGTACAACTATGTGATAATGAAAGACAAGgataaagagaaagaaaaggaaGGTGGTCGAGGGATTTCCTCTAAGTCATCGTCGCCGACACCTGCCAGTAGCAGTAGCTGTAATGCAGGGCGTTCTCTAAAGCCGCAGCCAGGCGTATTGCCCACTCGACCCGCTGGACTGAATACGCTGGAGGATAGCATTTCATATCACAATGCTGTGGACTTGGATTTCATTACATACTATTGTCCTAAGTGCAATAAGAACTTTGACTCACATGCGTTCTGGCGCAAACACATTGTTGAACAGCACAATTACAACAGCCGTCAGGGCCTCAATTTTCGTCAGATCGATATTCATCATTATTTGTGCCTGGAATGCTACAAGCGTGTTACAGTCACCCACACCAAGGGTGCCATTGGTCAGTTGCAGTCGCATAAGTTCCGGCATCTGCCCTATCGATCCTTTAAGTGCCTGACCTGCAATGGTGAATTTGTGCGAAAGCAAATGTTCTTCAAACATCTGAATCGTGACACAAATCGCTGCGACAACAAGCCTTTGAGTGCCCAGGAGACGGACGATGATGGTGTAGAGCCTACCGAGAGTTTGGTTAGCGGCGGTGGCGATGATTGTTTAGTACCAGCTACTGCTAGTGCTTTAAGTGAAGTTGATCCCGCTGCTTATCGCCTGATATGTCCTCAATGCGGTGATAACTTTAAGACAACCAGCAAAGCACTATGGCGCGAACACATAAACATCTATCATGGCCTGGGCAAGCGAGAGCAGCTGCATATGCGCAAGATCGGCGAGGATCTCTATCGCTGCACAGACTGTGACGAGCAATTACAATCAAAACATTTGTGGATGCTGCAGGAACATCGCTTTCGCCATTTGCCCTATGCTCCCTACATTCGGTGCCAGGTGTGCGAAAAGCAGAAAGATGAACTGGGTCTTGGGACTGCTGCAGCTGGTCTGCACAGTATGATTGAGTTACAGCAACACATTCGCGAGAAGCACCCCGACTTGGCTGAGGGTGATGATCGAATAGAATCGCTGTTAGACGACGATGACAATGACGACCATCAACATACGAACGATGAGACGACAGGCAATGGACGATATATGCCGCTACCGCCGCATTTATTGGACGACGATGTGGATGATGTGGAATTTGAAGATCAGTATCTACTGGGCTAA